A stretch of Pseudolysobacter antarcticus DNA encodes these proteins:
- a CDS encoding MMPL family transporter — MVWLLALAALGWYVQRNLIVSTDLRGFMPPAQTADQKLLLDEIGEGPGSRLLMLALDGAPEPQLAELSRGLVQALQHDANFVQVINGAFDTAALDESLLPYRFLLSPTLDQNHFDATFLRAELEQRVEDLGSPAATLLKPLLARDPTLEILKLAERWTPPKAPTVREGVWFSAKGEALLLAQTKAAGFDPAAQAVAITAIEKAFHALPNIGSAKLGMSGPGYFAVGVNARTHDEAEWIGRISSVGFVLLMLFAYRSFSVLALAALPIASAALAGIAMLALTFGGAHGITLAFGFTLLGVAQEYPIRLLSHRRAGETALASARGLWPLLLTAIASACIAYLAFFASGVTGLQQLAVFTISGLLVAGFSTRYLLPRVLPERFRDAADTPGLARIWRWLENLPRPRWLPIVVSVIAAALLWFAPAPFWQDDLAALTPIPQQQLVREGELRTALGAPDIRYLLILQAPSADDVLQLSERMTPRLDALIAAGALDGIELPSRYLPSIAVQKTRQANLPDRPTLEAALLDAQHDLPFRAGLFAPFVDDVETARKLAPLTPQQFRTSPLGARVDAMLSEHNDHWLGLATLIGVHDPAKLAALESETHGSVRLLDLKGASESLLIAYRTRILWALGVAILLLALTVTIALRSARRVWHVLAPMTLATVLVLAVLRANGVSLSLFHLVALTLAAGLGLHYALFFERPVRDAAEARRTLHATLVCVVSALLVFALLACSTLPVLRAIGLTVSLGVAFHFCLSILMAYERQTPASEPRDVA, encoded by the coding sequence ATGGTCTGGTTGCTGGCGCTCGCCGCGCTCGGCTGGTATGTGCAGCGCAACCTCATCGTGAGCACCGATCTGCGTGGTTTCATGCCGCCGGCACAAACCGCGGATCAGAAATTGTTGCTCGATGAAATCGGTGAAGGTCCCGGTTCGCGTTTGCTCATGCTCGCGCTCGACGGCGCGCCGGAACCGCAGCTCGCCGAACTTAGCCGTGGCCTTGTGCAGGCGCTGCAACACGATGCGAATTTCGTGCAGGTGATCAACGGTGCATTCGATACCGCTGCGCTGGATGAATCGCTGTTGCCCTATCGATTTTTATTGTCGCCGACGCTTGATCAAAACCACTTCGATGCCACGTTTTTGCGTGCCGAATTGGAGCAGCGAGTCGAGGACCTCGGCTCGCCAGCCGCAACGCTTTTGAAGCCGTTGCTCGCGCGCGATCCGACCTTGGAAATACTCAAATTGGCGGAACGCTGGACGCCACCAAAAGCGCCGACTGTGCGCGAAGGCGTGTGGTTTTCAGCGAAGGGCGAAGCCTTGCTGCTGGCGCAAACCAAGGCCGCCGGTTTTGATCCCGCCGCGCAAGCCGTTGCCATTACCGCGATCGAAAAAGCGTTTCACGCATTGCCCAATATCGGCAGCGCAAAACTCGGCATGAGCGGCCCGGGTTATTTCGCGGTTGGTGTGAATGCCCGCACACATGACGAGGCCGAATGGATCGGCCGCATCAGCAGCGTCGGCTTTGTCCTGCTGATGTTGTTCGCGTACCGCAGCTTCAGTGTGCTCGCGCTCGCGGCGCTGCCGATCGCGAGCGCGGCGCTGGCGGGCATCGCGATGCTCGCACTGACGTTTGGCGGCGCCCACGGCATCACTCTGGCGTTTGGGTTTACCTTGCTCGGCGTCGCGCAGGAATATCCGATTCGTCTGCTCAGTCATCGCCGCGCCGGCGAAACTGCGCTTGCGAGTGCGCGCGGCTTGTGGCCATTGTTGCTCACTGCGATCGCGTCGGCGTGCATCGCCTACCTCGCATTTTTTGCGTCAGGCGTGACCGGTTTGCAGCAGCTTGCGGTGTTTACGATCAGCGGCCTGCTCGTGGCGGGATTCAGCACGCGCTATCTGCTGCCGCGCGTGTTGCCGGAGCGCTTTCGCGACGCCGCCGATACGCCGGGCCTCGCGCGCATCTGGCGCTGGCTGGAGAACCTGCCGCGCCCGCGATGGTTGCCGATCGTCGTCAGTGTGATTGCCGCGGCGCTGTTGTGGTTCGCGCCCGCGCCATTTTGGCAGGACGATCTCGCTGCACTCACACCGATTCCGCAACAACAGCTCGTGCGCGAAGGCGAGTTGCGTACCGCGCTCGGTGCGCCCGACATACGTTATCTGCTGATCCTGCAAGCGCCGAGCGCTGACGACGTATTGCAATTATCCGAGCGCATGACGCCGCGTCTGGATGCATTGATCGCGGCGGGCGCGCTCGATGGGATCGAGTTGCCGAGTCGATATTTGCCGAGCATCGCGGTGCAAAAAACGCGACAAGCCAACTTGCCGGATCGCCCAACATTGGAAGCCGCGTTGCTCGATGCGCAACACGATCTGCCGTTTCGCGCTGGCCTGTTTGCGCCGTTCGTCGATGATGTCGAAACCGCACGCAAACTTGCGCCGCTCACGCCGCAACAATTCCGCACGTCGCCGCTTGGTGCGAGGGTCGATGCGATGCTCAGCGAGCATAACGATCACTGGCTCGGCCTCGCCACCTTGATCGGCGTGCACGATCCGGCAAAACTTGCGGCGCTGGAAAGTGAAACCCACGGCAGCGTGCGTTTGCTCGATCTGAAGGGCGCGTCGGAATCACTGCTGATCGCCTATCGCACGCGCATCTTGTGGGCGCTTGGCGTCGCGATTTTGCTGCTCGCGCTGACTGTGACGATTGCCCTGCGCAGCGCGCGTCGGGTCTGGCATGTGCTCGCGCCGATGACTCTCGCGACCGTGCTGGTGCTGGCGGTGTTGCGCGCGAATGGCGTGTCGTTGTCGTTGTTTCATCTGGTCGCGCTGACGCTCGCCGCGGGGCTTGGCCTGCACTACGCGTTGTTCTTCGAGCGGCCCGTGCGTGATGCGGCCGAAGCGCGTCGCACCTTGCACGCGACGCTCGTGTGTGTGGTTTCGGCGCTGCTGGTTTTTGCGCTGCTGGCATGCTCGACCTTGCCGGTGCTGCGCGCGATCGGCCTAACCGTGAGCCTCGGCGTCGCGTTCCATTTTTGTTTGTCGATCCTCATGGCGTACGAACGCCAGACCCCCGCATCGGAGCCGCGCGATGTTGCCTAA
- a CDS encoding hydroxymyristoyl-ACP dehydratase, with protein sequence MPIDTALNPASVFRDTIKIAADHPSLPGHFPQQPVVPGVVLLDQVAAALQRWRGLQIEQLVQVKFVQPLLPDQSADLLLESRAERFVFEIRRDTQLIASGLIMASLPDLESAT encoded by the coding sequence ATGCCGATTGATACCGCGTTGAATCCAGCTAGCGTTTTTCGCGACACGATCAAAATCGCCGCCGACCACCCGAGTTTGCCCGGACATTTTCCGCAGCAACCTGTGGTGCCCGGCGTGGTACTGCTCGATCAAGTCGCCGCCGCGCTGCAGCGCTGGCGTGGTCTGCAGATCGAACAGCTGGTGCAGGTGAAATTCGTGCAACCGTTGTTGCCGGATCAATCCGCCGACTTGCTGCTGGAGTCGCGTGCTGAGCGTTTTGTATTTGAAATCCGCCGCGATACGCAATTGATTGCGAGCGGATTGATCATGGCGAGTTTGCCTGACTTGGAATCCGCCACATGA
- a CDS encoding acyltransferase, translating to MTQWRGRPEGGGHFALWLIRSIGLHAGRRVARLILFPITLYFVLRRGPERRASRAYLTRVFGRRPNFWQLLVHVHYFASTILDRVYLLSGKMQHFDLRVHGLEELDSQVDRGCGVLLLGAHIGSFEALRVLSQQRPEIRLRVLLDKQQTPAMTELLHALNPEMAASVIHAGQDSTAVVLAMREAAEQGALVGILGDRARGQEATQRATLFGGEAEFPVAPYQIAAVLKLPLVLAIGLYRGGNRYDLHFEVLHESLRIERRQRDVQLQACAAQFAARLEHYLRIDPYNWFNFYDFWNEKLEAPAAAAGDTGVQPGERA from the coding sequence ATGACGCAGTGGCGCGGACGTCCCGAAGGTGGCGGTCACTTTGCGTTGTGGCTGATCCGCAGCATCGGCCTGCATGCGGGGCGTCGTGTCGCGCGTCTGATCCTGTTTCCGATCACGCTGTATTTTGTGCTGCGTCGCGGTCCCGAGCGTCGCGCTTCGCGAGCGTATCTCACGCGTGTTTTCGGGCGGCGACCGAACTTCTGGCAATTGCTCGTGCACGTGCACTATTTCGCCAGCACCATCCTTGATCGCGTATATCTGCTGAGCGGGAAAATGCAGCATTTCGATCTGCGCGTGCACGGGCTAGAAGAGCTCGATAGCCAGGTCGATCGTGGTTGTGGCGTGTTGCTGCTTGGTGCGCATATCGGTAGTTTCGAGGCGTTGCGTGTGCTCAGCCAGCAACGCCCGGAAATCCGTCTGCGAGTGTTGCTCGACAAGCAGCAAACCCCGGCGATGACCGAATTGCTGCATGCGTTGAATCCGGAAATGGCCGCCAGCGTGATCCACGCCGGACAAGACAGCACCGCCGTCGTGCTGGCGATGCGCGAGGCCGCCGAACAGGGCGCGCTGGTCGGCATACTCGGTGATCGGGCGCGCGGACAGGAGGCGACGCAGCGGGCGACCTTGTTCGGTGGCGAAGCGGAATTTCCGGTCGCGCCGTACCAGATTGCGGCGGTGCTGAAGCTGCCGCTGGTGCTGGCGATCGGGCTGTATCGCGGCGGTAATCGCTACGATCTGCATTTTGAAGTGCTGCACGAATCGCTGCGCATCGAACGTCGCCAGCGCGATGTACAACTGCAAGCGTGTGCCGCGCAGTTTGCCGCGCGATTGGAGCATTATCTGCGCATCGATCCCTACAACTGGTTCAACTTTTATGATTTCTGGAACGAGAAGCTCGAAGCGCCTGCTGCTGCCGCTGGCGATACTGGCGTGCAGCCCGGCGAGCGCGCTTGA
- a CDS encoding LolA-related protein, protein MISGTRSSKRLLLPLAILACSPASALDAPTLIAALAHSPPATTRFVEVGFVSMLDQPLLLRGELTWRGDAQLEKRIDSPYRETTIINGENVEVRRDKKSPRQFTLDRAPELRGFLASFTALLSGNAVLLQQYHTLALSGDEHAWRITLTPRDAALGKRIRSIDVYGSETALRCFNVQQTDGDNNVLLVEQLASAKLPAALTLPHMNALCSGAAN, encoded by the coding sequence ATGATTTCTGGAACGAGAAGCTCGAAGCGCCTGCTGCTGCCGCTGGCGATACTGGCGTGCAGCCCGGCGAGCGCGCTTGATGCGCCGACGCTGATCGCTGCGCTCGCGCACTCGCCGCCGGCGACCACGCGATTTGTCGAGGTCGGTTTTGTCAGCATGCTCGATCAACCGTTGCTGTTGCGCGGTGAGCTGACCTGGCGCGGCGATGCGCAGCTGGAAAAACGTATCGATTCGCCGTATCGCGAAACCACGATCATCAACGGCGAAAATGTCGAAGTGCGGCGCGATAAAAAAAGCCCGCGCCAGTTCACGCTCGATCGCGCGCCGGAACTGCGCGGTTTCCTCGCCAGCTTCACTGCCCTGCTATCTGGCAATGCGGTATTGCTACAGCAATATCACACGCTTGCCTTGAGCGGTGATGAACATGCCTGGCGCATCACCCTGACGCCACGCGATGCGGCGCTCGGCAAACGCATTCGCAGCATCGATGTGTATGGCAGCGAGACCGCGCTGCGCTGTTTCAATGTGCAGCAAACCGATGGCGACAACAACGTGCTGCTGGTCGAACAACTCGCCAGCGCCAAGCTGCCGGCGGCGTTGACCTTGCCGCATATGAATGCGCTGTGCAGCGGAGCGGCGAATTGA